In a genomic window of bacterium:
- a CDS encoding phosphate-starvation-inducible PsiE family protein has product MKRIRRIFLLIDDIVHISVAFILVFAAFAFLYQAFIKAFSLNITSILEMVGDALFVLLIMEILWDVLRYFKKLPFTLKPFIFVGIISSIRGMVLVEAKMSIGFEEIPLSYQLAKIGVFALVIFILCLCLYLLGKIPPSGSEE; this is encoded by the coding sequence ATGAAAAGAATAAGAAGGATTTTTCTCTTAATAGATGACATTGTTCATATTAGCGTTGCCTTTATTCTTGTCTTTGCTGCCTTTGCCTTTCTCTATCAGGCTTTTATAAAGGCTTTTTCTTTAAATATCACTTCCATCCTTGAAATGGTAGGAGATGCATTGTTTGTCCTCCTTATTATGGAAATCCTCTGGGATGTTTTAAGGTATTTTAAAAAGCTTCCTTTTACCCTAAAGCCATTTATCTTTGTTGGGATAATATCAAGCATCAGGGGAATGGTTCTTGTTGAGGCAAAGATGTCCATAGGGTTTGAGGAAATTCCTTTATCTTATCAATTAGCAAAGATTGGTGTATTTGCTCTTGTTATATTTATCTTATGTTTATGCCTCTATCTTTTGGGAAAAATCCCTCCATCTGGCTCTGAAGAATAA
- the pheA gene encoding prephenate dehydratase translates to MKMNELRKRIDQIDGKILEMLEERISIAKEIGKLKREENLSLLHIDREREVLERLIKNRKLLSKEAISAIYREIFSVSLHLQGEPTIAYLGPAGTFTHQAAEQRFGASNKYIGFNEISDVFMEVLKKGADYGVVPIENSIEGIVSNTLDMFISSDVVICDEIYLKISHCLLSKEDSILKIKRVYSHPSAFAQCRKFLSENMPGVELIDMSSTASAAKRVVDEKCSAAIGNKWAGEIYCLNILKGQIEDFVSNTTRFVVIGREYGNATGQDKTSILFSVKDRPGALHDMLMPFAEEGINLTKIESRPSKIKPWEYMFFIDFEGHIQDEKVKIAIEGLNNLCNYLKVLGSYPKGEMV, encoded by the coding sequence ATGAAGATGAATGAATTAAGAAAAAGGATAGACCAAATAGATGGCAAGATATTAGAGATGCTTGAGGAGAGAATTTCTATTGCAAAAGAGATAGGAAAGCTAAAAAGAGAGGAAAACCTTTCCCTTTTGCATATAGATAGGGAAAGGGAGGTTTTAGAAAGGCTCATAAAAAATAGAAAACTCCTTTCAAAAGAGGCAATTTCTGCAATCTATAGAGAGATATTCTCTGTTTCTTTGCATCTTCAAGGAGAGCCAACAATAGCATATTTAGGCCCAGCTGGAACATTTACCCACCAGGCTGCAGAACAAAGGTTTGGAGCGTCAAATAAATATATTGGTTTTAATGAAATATCAGATGTATTTATGGAGGTTCTTAAAAAAGGGGCAGATTATGGCGTTGTCCCAATTGAAAACTCAATAGAGGGTATTGTTTCTAATACCCTTGATATGTTTATTTCCTCAGATGTTGTAATCTGTGATGAGATATACCTTAAAATATCCCATTGCCTACTTTCTAAAGAAGATAGTATTTTAAAGATTAAAAGGGTATATAGCCATCCCTCTGCATTTGCCCAATGTAGAAAATTCCTTTCCGAAAACATGCCTGGTGTAGAGCTTATTGATATGTCATCCACAGCATCTGCTGCAAAAAGGGTAGTAGATGAAAAATGCTCTGCAGCCATTGGAAATAAGTGGGCAGGAGAAATCTATTGTCTCAATATCCTTAAAGGACAAATAGAAGATTTTGTTTCAAATACAACAAGGTTTGTTGTTATTGGAAGGGAATATGGTAATGCAACAGGACAGGATAAAACATCAATTTTATTTTCTGTAAAAGATAGGCCAGGTGCATTACATGATATGCTTATGCCATTTGCAGAGGAGGGGATAAACCTTACAAAGATAGAATCCCGTCCATCAAAGATAAAACCTTGGGAATATATGTTTTTTATTGATTTTGAAGGTCATATCCAGGATGAAAAGGTAAAAATAGCAATAGAAGGACTTAATAATCTTTGCAATTATTTAAAGGTCTTGGGTTCATATCCAAAGGGAGAGATGGTATGA